In Rubrobacter radiotolerans DSM 5868, a genomic segment contains:
- a CDS encoding 4a-hydroxytetrahydrobiopterin dehydratase — translation MSELLTGEQLDRERARVPEWEVVDGERLQRSFAFRDFAGALAFVNLVGELAERRNHHPDISFGWGKATVTLTSHDAGGLTERDLALAEEIDHLPT, via the coding sequence ATGAGCGAGTTACTGACAGGCGAGCAGCTCGACCGGGAGAGAGCACGTGTCCCGGAGTGGGAGGTCGTGGACGGCGAGCGACTCCAGCGGAGCTTCGCCTTCCGCGACTTCGCAGGGGCTCTGGCGTTCGTGAACCTTGTCGGAGAGCTGGCCGAGAGGCGAAACCATCACCCGGACATCTCCTTCGGTTGGGGGAAGGCGACGGTCACCCTGACCTCCCACGACGCGGGCGGCCTCACGGAGCGCGACCTCGCGCTCGCCGAGGAGATCGACCACCTCCCGACCTGA
- a CDS encoding thermonuclease family protein, protein MNSFAKLARQVMFVALLAAFLGLAAGCAAVGAVLDDLIGEETTAASPADSEVTVVRVVDGDTVEVSPRVEGIGDVRLIGVDTPEPYASGTPEPLAAEASDFARENLEGRDVTLEFDEESVDSYGRLLAYVYAGKEMFNETLLREGYAQVATFPPNTRYVERFEAAQDEAREAERGIWTLPENEACRLRDRGNGIGGGC, encoded by the coding sequence ATGAACTCTTTCGCAAAGCTCGCGCGGCAGGTGATGTTCGTAGCGCTGCTTGCTGCGTTCCTCGGCCTCGCCGCCGGATGCGCCGCGGTCGGGGCGGTGCTCGACGACCTGATCGGCGAGGAGACGACGGCAGCTTCCCCAGCGGACTCGGAGGTCACTGTCGTCCGGGTCGTTGACGGGGACACGGTCGAGGTCTCGCCCCGGGTGGAGGGCATCGGAGACGTGCGCCTGATCGGGGTCGACACCCCGGAACCCTACGCCTCCGGAACGCCCGAGCCGCTCGCCGCCGAAGCCTCGGACTTCGCCCGCGAGAACCTCGAAGGCCGGGACGTAACGCTGGAGTTCGACGAGGAGAGCGTGGACAGCTACGGGAGGCTCCTCGCCTACGTCTACGCCGGGAAGGAGATGTTCAACGAGACGCTGCTTCGGGAAGGGTACGCGCAGGTCGCGACCTTCCCGCCGAACACCCGCTACGTCGAGCGCTTCGAGGCTGCTCAGGACGAGGCCCGTGAAGCGGAGCGTGGCATCTGGACCCTTCCGGAGAACGAAGCGTGCAGGCTCCGCGACCGGGGCAACGGCATCGGAGGCGGCTGCTAG
- a CDS encoding glycosyltransferase family 39 protein, whose product MPEAGRKNRDTRWGALFTLALTGVVALAAGLRFFGLGLQSLWVDELASLWFADPARGLAGVVAGTANDVHPPGYHVVLYFTMLLLGDAEWAVRLPSAVAGTLAVVAIFFLGRELYSRREGLVAALFTAVFFAPVYYSQEARSYSLLLLFSVLTALLWWRVYGRLREGRRPAPVDAALYVAAALACSYLHYFGLFLVAFQGAALLALNLRQLRSAAWAVGLFVPVALLYAPWLPTMSGQVRSRELGAPDWHLYPSFLLNGWPIVVLVATALLAAFAVVSLGSLERRKGRALPKLDDLLPGALLVAWAVVPFCVAYYISEHAAAILSARNMIIALPAVYLLLARSVIVLFPTVRQQSAVALAVGALALYGVLFAHELYTRPHKQQVREAVAYVVERKENDPLVVHCGVGRVANYYYRQQGSDRSEFEQLGACREERLNAVREAARGHEEVVLVYAHLEPGERFLEALAGEYRLVHHEDLYDAGAYLYRTER is encoded by the coding sequence TTGCCCGAGGCGGGTAGAAAGAACAGAGACACACGCTGGGGAGCGCTCTTCACGCTCGCCCTTACCGGGGTGGTCGCGCTGGCAGCGGGGCTCCGCTTCTTCGGGCTCGGCCTTCAGTCGCTCTGGGTGGACGAGCTTGCGAGCCTCTGGTTCGCCGACCCGGCCCGGGGCCTCGCCGGGGTCGTCGCCGGTACGGCGAACGACGTCCATCCGCCGGGCTACCACGTCGTCCTCTACTTCACGATGCTCCTTCTCGGGGACGCGGAGTGGGCCGTGCGCTTACCCTCTGCGGTCGCCGGGACGCTCGCCGTGGTCGCTATTTTCTTTCTCGGGCGGGAGCTGTACTCGCGCCGGGAGGGGCTCGTCGCGGCGCTCTTCACGGCGGTCTTCTTCGCCCCGGTCTACTACTCGCAGGAGGCGCGCTCCTACTCGCTGCTCCTTCTGTTCTCCGTGCTGACGGCGCTTCTCTGGTGGCGGGTCTACGGGCGGCTGCGCGAGGGACGACGGCCCGCGCCCGTGGACGCCGCGCTCTACGTCGCCGCGGCGCTCGCCTGCTCTTACCTGCACTACTTCGGCCTCTTTCTCGTGGCCTTTCAGGGGGCGGCGCTCCTTGCGCTGAACCTCCGGCAACTGCGGAGCGCGGCGTGGGCGGTCGGGCTCTTCGTCCCGGTCGCGCTCCTCTATGCTCCGTGGCTCCCGACGATGTCGGGGCAGGTCCGGAGCCGGGAGCTTGGCGCTCCGGACTGGCACCTCTACCCGAGCTTTCTGCTGAACGGCTGGCCGATCGTGGTGCTTGTCGCAACGGCACTCCTTGCGGCGTTCGCCGTTGTCTCGCTCGGCTCCCTTGAGCGCAGGAAAGGCCGCGCGCTCCCGAAGCTCGACGACCTGCTGCCGGGGGCGCTGCTCGTTGCGTGGGCGGTCGTGCCGTTCTGCGTGGCGTACTATATCTCCGAGCACGCCGCCGCGATCCTCTCGGCGCGGAACATGATCATCGCCCTGCCCGCCGTCTACCTGCTGCTTGCCCGGTCCGTCATCGTCCTTTTCCCGACCGTCCGGCAGCAGTCCGCCGTTGCGCTGGCGGTCGGCGCGCTCGCGCTCTACGGGGTCCTGTTCGCCCACGAGCTCTACACCCGGCCGCACAAGCAGCAGGTGCGCGAGGCCGTCGCCTACGTCGTGGAGCGCAAGGAGAACGACCCGCTAGTCGTTCACTGCGGCGTCGGGCGCGTGGCGAACTACTACTACCGGCAGCAGGGCTCGGACCGCTCCGAGTTCGAGCAGCTGGGAGCCTGCCGGGAGGAGCGACTAAACGCCGTCCGGGAGGCCGCCCGGGGGCACGAGGAGGTCGTCCTTGTCTACGCCCACCTGGAGCCGGGCGAGCGGTTTCTCGAAGCCCTTGCCGGGGAGTACCGGCTCGTCCACCACGAGGACCTCTACGACGCCGGAGCGTACCTCTACCGGACGGAGCGGTAG
- a CDS encoding GntP family permease — translation MSAVLLLGVVVVAVALILVLVMRFRMHAFVALLIVSFLTALVAGIPPGEVAGVIEEGMGGTLGYIAVVVGLGAMFGELLRITGGAGRIARTLVSSFGEGRIQWALGLTGFLVAIPVFFDVGLIILIPLVYSLAQRYGRSLLFYAIPLLAGLAATHAFIPPTPGPVAVAGIIGADLGWVILWGTVAGLPAVAIGGVLFGRYIASRIHLDVPEAMLREEEESEERDAPSFLLVVSIILVPLFLILLSTLSEALLPEGNAVRSALGLIGHPFTALTLAVLLSFYVLGVRHGYSLDEVQGAASKSLEPVGMIILVTGAGGVFGAVLQESGIGDAIQAVMEASNLPIVVLAFVAAVFVRVSLGSATVAMVTSAAIVAPVIEGGNYSAALIGAVVIATASGATAFSHVNDSGFWLVSRYLGMSEKHTLQSWTVMETIIGFVGFGIVLALSPFL, via the coding sequence ATGTCTGCGGTGTTGCTGCTGGGCGTCGTGGTGGTCGCGGTCGCCCTGATCCTCGTGCTCGTGATGCGCTTCAGGATGCATGCTTTCGTTGCGCTCCTGATCGTGAGCTTCCTGACGGCGCTCGTCGCCGGGATACCGCCGGGCGAGGTCGCCGGGGTGATCGAGGAAGGGATGGGCGGGACGCTCGGCTACATCGCGGTCGTTGTCGGGCTCGGGGCGATGTTCGGGGAGCTTTTGCGGATCACGGGCGGGGCGGGGCGCATCGCGCGCACGCTCGTAAGTTCTTTTGGTGAGGGACGCATCCAGTGGGCGCTCGGGCTGACGGGGTTTCTTGTCGCCATTCCGGTCTTTTTCGACGTGGGTCTGATCATCCTGATCCCGCTCGTCTACAGCCTCGCCCAGCGTTACGGGCGCTCGCTTCTCTTCTACGCCATCCCGCTTCTGGCCGGGCTCGCTGCGACGCACGCGTTTATCCCGCCGACGCCCGGTCCGGTCGCGGTCGCCGGGATTATCGGGGCGGACCTCGGGTGGGTCATTCTCTGGGGGACTGTAGCGGGACTACCGGCGGTCGCTATAGGGGGCGTCCTCTTCGGCCGGTACATCGCCTCCCGCATCCACCTCGACGTCCCCGAGGCGATGCTGCGGGAGGAAGAGGAGAGCGAGGAGCGCGACGCCCCGAGCTTTTTGCTCGTTGTCTCTATTATCCTCGTGCCGCTGTTCCTGATCCTCCTCAGCACGCTCTCGGAGGCGCTGCTTCCGGAGGGGAACGCCGTGCGGAGCGCGCTCGGTCTGATCGGCCACCCCTTTACGGCGCTCACCCTCGCGGTCCTGCTCTCGTTCTACGTTCTCGGGGTGCGCCACGGCTACTCGCTCGACGAGGTGCAGGGAGCGGCGAGCAAGTCGCTTGAGCCGGTCGGGATGATCATCCTCGTAACCGGCGCGGGCGGGGTCTTCGGGGCCGTTCTTCAGGAGAGCGGGATCGGGGATGCGATACAGGCCGTGATGGAGGCTTCGAACCTCCCGATCGTCGTCCTGGCCTTTGTCGCGGCGGTCTTCGTGCGGGTCTCGCTCGGCTCGGCGACGGTCGCGATGGTCACTTCGGCGGCGATCGTCGCCCCGGTTATCGAGGGCGGGAACTACTCGGCGGCGCTTATCGGGGCGGTCGTGATCGCAACTGCCTCCGGAGCCACCGCCTTCTCGCACGTCAACGACTCGGGGTTCTGGCTTGTGAGCCGCTACCTCGGGATGTCCGAGAAGCACACTCTCCAGTCCTGGACGGTTATGGAGACGATAATCGGCTTTGTCGGCTTCGGGATCGTCCTCGCCCTCAGCCCGTTCCTCTAG